One window of the Chitinophaga niabensis genome contains the following:
- the nuoH gene encoding NADH-quinone oxidoreductase subunit NuoH yields MQATAINYWWVIGGVLFTLLNTAAGLIWLERRMLALWQDRYGPNRAGPFGLFIVLADTLKLFFKEDWIPPFADKVVFVFAPAIVVASVLMSFTVIPFAPNILVADLNIGLLFFLAMSSLGVYSIVLGGWASNNKYALLGAMRGASQMISYEVFMGLALMGVVLLSGSFNLREIVEAQKGMWNIVPQFLGFVIFLIAGVAETHRLPFDIPEAESELVAGFHAEYSGMKFGMFFIGEYLGVTLVSAMVVALYFGGWMGPAFLPGVVWFILKTFVFISLFILMRAAMPRPRYDQLMEYGWKVLFPLSLLNLLVTAAIILIMKEA; encoded by the coding sequence ATGCAAGCAACTGCAATCAATTACTGGTGGGTCATAGGCGGCGTATTGTTTACATTACTCAATACCGCTGCAGGCCTGATATGGCTGGAACGCAGAATGCTGGCTTTGTGGCAGGACCGCTACGGACCTAACCGTGCGGGACCTTTCGGACTATTCATTGTGCTGGCAGATACATTGAAGTTATTCTTTAAAGAAGACTGGATACCACCGTTTGCAGATAAGGTAGTGTTTGTATTTGCACCGGCTATTGTAGTAGCGAGCGTATTGATGAGTTTTACAGTGATCCCTTTTGCGCCCAATATATTAGTAGCAGATCTTAATATCGGGTTGTTGTTCTTCCTGGCCATGTCCTCACTGGGTGTGTACAGCATTGTGCTGGGAGGATGGGCCTCCAACAACAAATATGCATTGCTGGGTGCTATGCGCGGTGCTTCGCAGATGATCAGTTATGAAGTGTTCATGGGGCTGGCGCTGATGGGTGTGGTATTACTGAGTGGCAGTTTTAACCTGCGGGAGATTGTGGAGGCACAGAAGGGTATGTGGAATATTGTTCCGCAGTTCCTGGGTTTTGTAATCTTTCTGATAGCAGGTGTGGCGGAAACGCATCGCCTTCCCTTTGATATACCGGAAGCAGAAAGTGAACTGGTAGCGGGTTTCCATGCGGAATATTCCGGGATGAAGTTCGGTATGTTCTTCATTGGGGAATACCTGGGTGTAACACTCGTTTCTGCCATGGTGGTGGCCCTGTACTTTGGTGGCTGGATGGGACCCGCTTTTTTGCCTGGTGTAGTATGGTTTATCCTTAAAACATTTGTTTTTATATCCTTGTTCATCCTCATGCGTGCGGCTATGCCGCGGCCAAGGTATGATCAGTTAATGGAGTACGGATGGAAAGTATTGTTTCCGTTGTCGCTCCTCAACCTGCTGGTAACAGCAGCTATTATACTTATTATGAAGGAAGCTTAA
- the nuoI gene encoding NADH-quinone oxidoreductase subunit NuoI, with the protein MFSLIRSMWLVFLHMFHKRETYQYPEEKAPLPARWRGRIALTRDPDGGERCVGCYLCAAACPVDCISLQATEDPDGRRYPAFFRINFSRCIFCGFCEEACPTYAIQLLPDFEMAEYNRQNLVYEKEHLLINSQGKYPGYNYYKVAGMAIGGKDKGEANQEEPPVDIKSLLP; encoded by the coding sequence ATGTTCAGTCTGATCCGAAGCATGTGGCTGGTTTTTCTACATATGTTCCATAAAAGGGAAACCTATCAATACCCGGAAGAAAAAGCCCCGTTGCCGGCACGCTGGCGGGGCCGCATAGCCCTTACGCGGGACCCTGACGGCGGCGAACGCTGCGTGGGTTGTTATCTCTGCGCGGCTGCATGCCCGGTGGATTGCATCTCCCTGCAGGCTACGGAAGACCCTGATGGCAGAAGATATCCGGCCTTCTTCCGCATTAATTTTTCCCGCTGCATCTTCTGTGGTTTCTGTGAAGAAGCATGCCCTACTTATGCTATTCAGTTGCTGCCTGATTTTGAAATGGCGGAATACAACCGGCAGAACCTGGTATATGAAAAGGAACACCTGCTCATTAACAGCCAGGGCAAATACCCCGGATATAATTATTACAAAGTAGCAGGTATGGCTATCGGCGGCAAAGATAAAGGCGAAGCGAACCAGGAAGAACCACCGGTAGACATTAAAAGCTTATTACCATAA